In the Oncorhynchus keta strain PuntledgeMale-10-30-2019 chromosome 14, Oket_V2, whole genome shotgun sequence genome, one interval contains:
- the LOC118393415 gene encoding vacuolar protein sorting-associated protein 37B, producing MSGFWNKFSSYSMTQLNEMLEDDDKLNKIIQEMEEMQDVQQIKEMILASNRSLAEQNLQLQPSLEHQKTQLTKCYGSLQESFEAYQVHKSKLDHTPGNSSLDTLLALLQAEGAKIEEETENMADSFLDGDVTLDTFIDSYQSKRKLAHLRRVKIDKLQEMVLKGHRLPQVPVSCSHPQEVSARPAPLYTEVNNHSPVPQPRRAPPPPPAQQPPGVAPQPAVFSYPAIPYPPIPPRAAHLLPSANPDHQHHFMSQCPPVLPQRPPLAWPRSLAS from the exons ATGTCTGGTTTTTGGAACAAGTTTAGCTCTTACTCGATGACGCAGCTCAACGAAATGCTTGAAGATGATGACAAACTTAACAAAATTATTCAAGAAATGGAAGAG ATGCAGGATGTGCAGCAGATCAAGGAGATGATCCTGGCCAGTAACCGGAGCCTGGCAGAGCAGAATCTTCAACTGCAGCCCAGCTTGGAACACCAGAAGACCCAGCTCACCAAATGCTACGGCTCACTACAGGAGAGCTTTGAGGCATACCAGGTCCACAAGTCCAAACTAG ACCACACCCCTGGGAACAGTTCATTGGACACATTGCTAGCTCTACTGCAGGCAGAGGGAGCCAAGATTGAAGAGGAGACTGAG AACATGGCCGACTCCTTCTTGGACGGCGATGTCACCCTGGATACCTTCATAGACTCGTACCAGAGCAAGAGGAAGCTGGCCCACCTGAGGAGGGTGAAGATTGACAAGCTGCAGGAGATGGTGCTGAAGGGCCATAGGCTGCCCCAGGTGCCAGTCTCTTGCTCCCATCCCCAGGAGGTCTCAGCCAGGCCAGCCCCCCTCTACACAGAGGTCAACAACCACTCCCCTGTGCCCCAGCCCAGGAGagctccccctccacctccagcCCAACAACCCCCAGGTGTAGCCCCCCAGCCTGCTGTCTTCTCCTATCCTGCCATCCCATACCCCCCTATCCCCCCCAGGGCAGCCCACCTTTTGCCCAGTGCCAACCCGGACCACCAGCACCACTTCATGTCTCAGTGCCCCCCTGTCCTTCCTCAAAGGCCTCCCCTCGCATGGCCCCGCAGTCTGGCTTCATGA